One window of the Mycobacterium xenopi genome contains the following:
- a CDS encoding SpoIIE family protein phosphatase, which yields MREHGRLGPIEWAAAGRPRPGEQVCGDHQVAVELGDDAALFAVLDGLGHGTEAAAAASRAVEVLRGSPAEPLEALVQLCHHALADTRGVAMTLARIDFEASVLHWTGVGNVAANLVAKAPSGIDVRSSARLSGGIVGYRLPEIPPLQPVSIRPGDLLIIASDGIDENHLDSIDFAASATTITERILDRHGKNTDDALVLAARHRGFPP from the coding sequence GTGCGTGAACACGGTCGACTGGGGCCGATCGAGTGGGCGGCAGCGGGACGCCCACGACCGGGAGAGCAAGTTTGCGGAGACCATCAGGTGGCGGTCGAACTCGGCGATGATGCCGCCCTGTTCGCCGTGCTGGACGGGCTCGGTCACGGCACCGAAGCCGCCGCCGCGGCGTCGCGTGCCGTGGAGGTGCTGCGCGGTTCGCCCGCCGAGCCGCTCGAAGCCTTGGTCCAGCTTTGCCACCACGCCTTGGCGGACACCAGAGGCGTCGCCATGACGTTGGCGAGGATCGATTTCGAGGCCAGCGTGCTGCACTGGACCGGAGTGGGAAACGTCGCCGCCAACCTGGTGGCCAAGGCGCCCAGCGGCATCGACGTCCGCTCCAGCGCACGTCTTTCCGGTGGCATCGTGGGCTACCGGCTACCAGAAATCCCGCCGCTTCAACCGGTTTCGATTCGCCCCGGCGATCTGCTGATCATCGCCAGTGACGGTATTGACGAAAACCACCTCGACAGCATCGATTTCGCCGCATCGGCAACGACGATCACTGAGCGGATTTTGGATAGGCACGGCAAGAATACCGACGACGCACTGGTGCTTGCCGCGCGACACCGAGGCTTCCCGCCATGA
- a CDS encoding anti-sigma regulatory factor, giving the protein MADEIVVDVGHPDDIVAARQAVHKLARDLGFSLTDVTMIATAISEIARNITSYAGSGTIRLAVQDRDGRTALVVRAEDEGPGITDVDRALEDGYSTGRGLGLGLPGARRLMDRLIVESTPGRGTLVEMWKWVPAGA; this is encoded by the coding sequence GTGGCGGATGAGATCGTCGTGGACGTGGGCCATCCCGATGACATCGTCGCCGCACGTCAGGCAGTGCATAAACTCGCCCGTGATCTCGGGTTCTCGTTAACCGACGTCACCATGATCGCCACCGCGATCTCCGAAATCGCCCGCAACATCACCAGCTACGCCGGTAGCGGGACGATTCGGCTTGCCGTCCAGGATCGGGACGGCCGAACCGCGCTCGTGGTGCGCGCCGAAGACGAAGGCCCGGGGATCACCGACGTCGACCGGGCGCTCGAGGACGGCTATTCGACCGGCCGCGGGCTAGGGCTGGGCCTGCCCGGTGCGCGCCGCCTGATGGACCGGTTGATCGTGGAATCCACGCCGGGTCGGGGAACACTCGTCGAAATGTGGAAATGGGTTCCGGCCGGTGCGTGA